A single window of Leishmania panamensis strain MHOM/PA/94/PSC-1 chromosome 35 sequence DNA harbors:
- a CDS encoding hypothetical protein (TriTrypDB/GeneDB-style sysID: LpmP.35.0260) yields the protein MTDIYAAAQSLIEELRTNLGELRQSPDAQARLQRIALRKVESERERCHGHYPDLKRTIEKPSFCFSPLATAPTTRVAFSPGLICSAGEATNADNNDSLSTVTRTTSTRTNSRSKATKEKLSSGTPLLSTDTTGVVPTARTNLFSSQSIKTVKAQNSPVQAPVSHAKHVAASGEPITGGDDTAIAAFSSAALSDLATAALRAPFSGASRALVDPTRFTPLVRQIYADMQQRATTTPGTPAAVEWRRRTMCPQDAEVRRAVRDYLYRMNIISVMEAEDASMTAPHVFSDALLNGTALCQLVETLREDGQPPLSDPVPCRCPRTFDEVRVNYAVALAALRGTPGAAQELLPRATWMMTPEEVYLRASPTALLSLFVHLISTYLPAPEELPLWRQHMCWQPPADAAHYAPAPPTELAAAEALCGRFLHAWGALPDRTVYHLPGDECLLPTATAAPYMAKWSGFVVRPVAPSSISVPSVWPFLCNGVLLVLLARRSGVEAVAKATTSSHGVPPFFANPRTFACCAANIAGALHSFQTALAKKLPLSFMSKESTAAIIRGDRAHILHLLLHIRAAMEVTTLPRDVRSAPLNKTAVALGGCTPTKVSSRAPDGEAATTSPSSFSSPGSLMQTPSTVAKEALRPSALLLPVGPRSLDPFPFMALASSSSASVRRETVPAKKPQGRGGVCGWLCQQLGTEYRYTAADESFVVDAATFTLQHPCLVFSDGVVLAYLIGRLERRRCSFLDCVRPVSKKPAKLFNVRRCLEFLRFGAGITLNIALLDEALMEGKVEGVISVLQAMRRHYCLAHARHSHQEA from the coding sequence ATGACAGACATCTACGCGGCAGCTCAGAGCCTCATCGAGGAATTGCGGACGAATCTTGGAGAACTGAGACAGTCGCCAGACGCGCAGGCGCGCCTTCAGCGCATCGCCCTCCGTAAGGTAGAGTCAGAGCGTGAAAGGTGTCACGGTCACTACCCAGACCTGAAACGCACTATCGAGAAGCCAAGCTTCTGTTTCTCGCCGCTGGCCACGGCGCCGACGACACGGGTAGCGTTTTCCCCTGGTCTTATCTGCAGTGCTGGTGAGGCCACCAACGCAGACAACAATGACTCTTTGTCCACTGTGACAAGAACGACGAGCACACGTACCAACTCGCGCTCCAAGGCAACGAAGGAGAAGCTCTCCAGCGGCACACCCCTGCTATCAACCGACACCACGGGAGTTGTGCCCACTGCTCGCACAAACCTCTTCTCATCCCAGTCCATCAAAACAGTCAAAGCGCAAAACTCTCCGGTCCAAGCACCAGTGAGTCACGCCAAACATGTAGCTGCTTCTGGGGAGCCGATAACAGGAGGTGATGACACAGCCATTGCCGCTTTCTCATCGGCAGCTCTCAGTGATTTAGCTACAGCGGCATTGCGCGCCCCCTTCTCAGGAGCCTCGCGGGCGCTGGTAGATCCGACACGCTTCACCCCACTTGTAAGACAGATCTATGCTGacatgcagcagcgcgctaCTACCACGCCAGGTACACCTGCAGCGGTCGagtggcgtcgccgcacgATGTGTCCCCAGGACGCTGAGGTGCGCCGCGCGGTGCGGGACTACCTCTATCGAATGAACATCATCTCTGTCATGGAGGCCGAGGATGCATCCATGACGGCGCCACACGTCTTCAGCGACGCCCTCTTGAACGGCACTGCACTATGCCAGCTTGTCGAGACCCTTAGAGAAGACGGTCAACCGCCGCTGTCTGATCCAGTTCCATGTCGTTGCCCACGCACATTCGACGAGGTCCGCGTGAACTACGCGGTCGCACTCGCTGCCTTGCGTGGTACCCCAGGCGCGGCGCaagagctgctgcctcgCGCTACTTGGATGATGACGCCGGAGGAGGTTTACCTGCGCGCCTCTccgacggcgctgctctctctctttgtgcaCCTCATCTCCACCTACCTCCCTGCCCCAGAGGAGTTGCCTCTGTGGAGGCAGCACATGTGCTGGCAGCCCCCTGCAGACGCAGCTCACTacgcacctgcaccaccCACCGAGCTtgccgccgcggaggcgctgtgcGGCCGTTTTCTGCACGCGTGGGGTGCGCTGCCTGACCGCACCGTCTACCACTTACCCGGGGACGAGTGCCTCCTAcccaccgccacggccgcgCCGTATATGGCGAAGTGGTCCGGATTCGTAGTCCGCCcggtggcgccgtcgtctATCAGTGTGCCGTCGGTGTGGCCATTCTTGTGCAacggcgtgctgctcgtgctgcttgCCCGACGCAGCGgagtggaggcggtggcgaaggcgaCGACCTCGTCCCACGGCGTGCCGCCCTTTTTCGCGAATCCCCGCACCTTtgcctgctgcgctgccaaCATCGCTGGCGCCTTGCATAGTTTTCAGACTGCACTGGCGAAGAAGTTGCCGCTGTCGTTCATGTCCAAGGAGTCCACGGCGGCCATCATCCGAGGTGACCGAGCGCACATTCTTCATCTCCTTCTGCACATACGTGCTGCTATGGAGGTCACCACGCTGCCCCGTGATGTGCGTTCTGCGCCACTGAACAAGACTGCCGTCGCGCTAGGAGGCTGCACACCTACCAAGGTCTCGAGTCGGGCACCAGACGGTGAGGCTGCCACGACGTCGCCGTCATCGTTCTCATCACCAGGTTCACTGATGCAGACACCGTCCACTGTTGCCAAAGAAGCTCTCCGTCcgagtgcgctgctgctacctGTAGGACCTCGTTCGTTGGACCCCTTTCCTTTCATGGCATtagcgagcagcagctctgctaGTGTCCGTCGCGAAACGGTACCCGCAAAGAAACCGCAAGGCcgtggtggggtgtgtggatgGCTGTGCCAGCAGCTGGGAACCGAGTATCGCTacaccgctgccgacgaGTCTTTTGTCGTTGACGCTGCCACCTTCACCTTACAGCACCCTTGCCTGGTCTTCTCCGACGGCGTTGTTCTCGCTTACCTGATTGGGCGAttggagcggcgccgctgctcattcCTCGACTGTGTGCGACCCGTTTCCAAAAAGCCTGCGAAGCTCTTCAACGTGCGACGCTGTCTCGAATTCCTTCGTTTTGGTGCTGGTATTACCTTAAACATCGCCTTGCTGGACGAGGCGCTGATGGAAGGCAAGGTGGAGGGTGTTATCTCGGTCCTGcaggcgatgcggcgccatTACTGTTTGGCGCACGCACGACACTCGCACCAAGAGGCATGA
- a CDS encoding hypothetical protein (TriTrypDB/GeneDB-style sysID: LpmP.35.0270), giving the protein MASSSTSCSGRDDKVVNLLTIALQRIDDFKDKSADAREYAVQVVAAVRANNDTPEEFKDQMMCIIANVKNLKGELGAGSHEGKVGISAVELATMDANAMRSGQQKRNMAAVFRKRAREQTSVDKTSLHCIKCGLVRHDRLNINELALDSEASGSHFDYNFDNSCACSHSSDEERSSSDDGEDDSAAGSKDDSATACDSYGD; this is encoded by the coding sequence ATGGCGTCGTCCTCGACCTCATGCAGTGGCCGAGATGACAAGGTTGTTAACTTGCTCACCATCGCACTCCAAAGGATCGACGACTTTAAGGACAAGAGCGCGGACGCGAGAGAGTATGCTGTGCAGGTcgtggcggcagtgcgcgCCAACAACGACACACCAGAGGAGTTCAAGGACCAAATGATGTGCATTATCGCCAACGTCAAGAACTTGAAAGGGGAGCTTGGTGCGGGGTCACACGAAGGAAAGGTCGGCATATCCGCTGTGGAGCTGGCCACGATGGACGCTAACGCGATGCGCTCGGGACAACAAAAGAGAAATATGGCGGCAGTGTTTCGTAAGCGCGCGCGTGAGCAGACTAGCGTCGACAAGACTTCTCTGCATTGCATCAAGTGTGGGCTGGTGCGTCATGATCGGCTGAACATCAATGAGCTTGCGCTCGACTCCGAGGCGAGCGGGTCCCACTTCGACTACAACTTCGACAACTCGTGTGCTTGCTCTCACTCTAGCGACGAGGAGCGGAGCAGCTCAGATGATGGGGAAGACGACAGCGCGGCGGGGTCGAAGGACGACTCTGCCACGGCATGTGACAGCTACGGGGACTAG
- a CDS encoding hypothetical protein (TriTrypDB/GeneDB-style sysID: LpmP.35.0280), protein MRRREVGSAARFYATGILVGLFALLFSCCYSFGLFHIPDKVEQLNAAIRAVDGRRVSSLLDTVFSSGTRFDSKGYLHPLYALACVQEEETEEAQRMIREVARRFRAESIDVDYAHHPLTAAYRHHRYTVAQVLIEEWQRPVPDAKDEDAIMDEVYASSLTVAELQRVDSRVYVYCHDVDAVRCRAVHPARIRNAANSRLEAAYRRRFGRAQELPAVTPYRDTDMPSKVVAPGSTIRAASWDDPFRPVVPELLPPRTAMVMNPGYFDSVLDELSYAVLGHVEGSSSVATFALFAMGVMFLFLGAWCVGMTYWLVCYA, encoded by the coding sequence ATGAGGCGACGCGAGGTCGGGTCTGCAGCCCGCTTCTATGCGACGGGTATACTGGTGGGTTTGTTCGCCCTActcttctcctgctgctACAGCTTCGGTCTCTTTCACATCCCTGACAAAGTGGAGCAGCTAAATGCCGCTATCCGCGCCGTGGACGGGAGGCGGGTGTCATCTCTGCTGGATACGGTGTTCTCGAGTGGGACTCGCTTCGACAGCAAAGGTTACCTGCACCCTCTCTACGCGCTCGCGTGCGtccaggaggaggagacggaggaagCGCAGCGCATGATCCGAGAGGTCGCGCGACGGTTTCGCGCCGAGTCAATTGACGTTGACTACGCTCACCACCCCTTGACCGCCGCTTATAGGCACCACCGCTATACCGTAGCGCAGGTGCTTATCGAAGAGTGGCAGCGCCCCGTACCTGACGCAAAGGACGAAGACGCTATTATGGACGAGGTGTatgcctcttccctcacagtggcggagctgcagcgtgtggaTTCGAGGGTGTATGTATACTGCCACGACGTGGATGCAGTGCGATGTCGTGCCGTCCATCCCGCGCGTATCCGCAATGCGGCGAACAGCCGCCTTGAGGCGGCCTACAGGAGACGTTTTGGTCGTGCACAGGAGCTGCCGGCTGTGACGCCGTACCGCGACACGGATATGCCTTCTAAGGTTGTGGCTCCAGGATCAACAATTCGGGCTGCGTCGTGGGACGATCCGTTCCGGCCAGTCGTGCCCGAGCTGTTGCCTCCGCGCACTGCGATGGTGATGAACCCAGGCTACTTTGATAGCGTGCTGGATGAGCTCTCCTATGCAGTGTTAGGCCACGTGGAGGGGTCGTCGTCGGTGGCGACGTTTGCCTTGTTTGCCATGGGCGTGATGTTTTTGTTTCTCGGTGCGTGGTGTGTAGGCATGACATACTGGCTGGTATGCTACGcgtga
- a CDS encoding NUDIX hydrolase protein, conserved (TriTrypDB/GeneDB-style sysID: LpmP.35.0290) — translation MIRTAAAAAHLPQSAQGWVPLLKQALSFPIESVAFPSHFCLHTFSDGSTTTTGFSPQKTPVKLTTPRQCAVLVLLSPTTTGDGFQDMCITLTKRTETVSSHKSEMSFPGGHAEADETPRNAAQREALEEVGLLPSEYEIIGSLTPISTKSQHMCVTPFVAVATKPVQPHRASPEEVDSLHYLHLSTLLLKASTSHARVIKYHSLTSKRPCFFPCFFASPVQMAVSPAVRRSPKAAVVMDDCGFDPMLPEDFPGELVWGLTSLMTCELVARVAKVIVDAPEANSAVEVNALLIPSNVVARDPLVDSTR, via the coding sequence ATGATCCGgaccgcagccgcagcagcacatctaCCCCAAAGCGCTCAGGGGTGGGTGCCACTACTGAAGCAAGCGCTTAGCTTCCCTATCGAGTCGGTCGCCTTCCCCTCGCATTTCTGCCTCCACACTTTTAGCGATGGCAGCACCACGACCACCGGGTTTTCACCACAAAAGACTCCCGTGAAGCtgacgacgccgcgccaGTGTGCcgtgttggtgctgctctcgcccACAACGACGGGGGACGGATTTCAGGACATGTGCATCACCCTCACCAAGCGCACAGAGACGGTGAGCTCACACAAGAGCGAAATGAGCTTCCCAGGTGGCCATGCCGAGGCCGACGAGACTCCACgcaacgcagcgcagcgtgaggcactggaggaggtgggccTCCTGCCATCAGAGTACGAGATTATCGGATCTCTAACACCGATTTCCACAAAGTCACAGCACATGTGTGTGACGCCGTTTGTGGCTGTTGCGACTAAGCCTGTGCAGCCACACCGCGCGAGCCCTGAAGAGGTCGATTCCCTCCACTACCTTCACCTGTCAACACTGCTGCTGAAAGCGTCGACAAGTCACGCGCGGGTCATCAAGTATCATTCCTTAACGAGCAAGCGCCCGTGTTTCTTTCCCTGCTTCTTTGCTAGCCCTGTTCAGATGGCTGTCTCCCCGGCAGTTCGTCGATCTCCAAAGGCGGCTGTGGTGATGGATGACTGCGGCTTCGATCCGATGCTGCCCGAGGACTTTCCTGGTGAGCTGGTCTGGGGCCTTACTTCCCTCATGACTTGTGAACTCGTGGCCCGCGTTGCGAAGGTTATCGTAGACGCGCCAGAGGCTAACTCAGCAGTGGAAGTGAACGCACTGTTGATTCCTTCGAACGTGGTGGCACGCGACCCTCTCGTCGACTCGACGCGATGA
- a CDS encoding dolicholphosphate-mannose synthase, putative (TriTrypDB/GeneDB-style sysID: LpmP.35.0300), which yields MSSEHWSFFGLPPFFTEQHSPATLDRQSTLWSNLLLDHAIYHTQRTAGGDTNPLLRFYTTNSDIFYNPAINKRLSPEGAHTMLQALVARHPNHAVVVSDGGPRDFSVLVCTTEGGLKGIEENLLRYILEHGEVQTVAMLSKKGTVMTFDELAGGAALGYGQSRPAYLARLSSAAVPVADVGDLSEEQAVRTYLHALDHHPVSVMRPFKVTLFNLDGTTTQPYQGVKFGGE from the coding sequence ATGTCCTCTGAACACTGGAGCTTCTTTGGGCTGCCACCCTTCTTCACCGAGCAGCACTCGCCGGCGACGCTGGACAGGCAGTCCACGCTGTGGTCGAACCTCCTTCTCGACCACGCTATCTATCACACTcagcgcaccgccggcggcgaTACCAACCCCCTTCTGCGCTTCTATACGACCAACAGCGACATTTTCTACAACCCGGCCATCAACAAGCGTCTGAGCCCCGAGGGAGCTCACACAAtgctgcaggcgctcgtTGCGCGCCACCCAAACCACGCTGTTGTCGTCTCGGACGGCGGCCCTAGGGACTTCTCTGTACTCGTGTGCACCACGGAGGGCGGGCTCAAAGGGATAGAGGAGAACTTGCTGCGCTACATTCTCGAACACGGCGAGGTGCAGACGGTGGCAATGCTCTCGAAAAAAGGTACGGTAATGACCTTTGATGAACTCGCTGGCGGAGCAGCCCTCGGCTACGGACAGTCTCGCCCCGCGTACCTTGCGCGactttcctctgctgctgttccagttgctgatgtcggcgacCTCTCCGAGGAGCAAGCAGTTCGCACGTACTTGCATGCTCTGGACCATCATCCTGTGTCGGTGATGCGCCCCTTCAAGGTGACTCTCTTTAATCTCGACGGGACCACAACACAGCCCTACCAAGGCGTCAAGTTCGGTGGCGAGTGA